The nucleotide window CTGGGCGGTCAGCTCCGCACCCTCGACGGTGGTGGCGCAGCTGGTCGGCGAGACGCTGCGGAACAGGTCCAGCGGCGCCAGCACGCCACCGTCGGCGGGCACCTGCTGGACGGCGGCGGTTTCGATGACACTCATCACGGGAAACGTCCTTTGCGGTAAGGGATGATGCGTCTCGACGGTAACCAGCGCAAACGCCGTCCGAGCCGGTCGGCGGAGCCCTTTCCCCGGGCCGCGGAAGGCACGTTCGGCCACCGAGGAACGGGCTCCACCAGAAGGCTCAGCCCGGGATCGGCACGTCCACGCCGGCCCGGAAGAGCTCCTGCTCCAGCCAGATCGCCGCCTTCGCACCGTCCGCGGCCCCGGTGATCACGAACGGCGTCGGGCCCGGCAGGTCGGCCTGGCGCGCCGTGTCGCCGGCCGCGTACACGCCCGGGACCGTCGTCCGCTGCGCCGGGTCGACCCGCACGCAGCCGTCCGGCAGCAGCTCGCAGCCCAGCCCGGCGGCCAGGTCCGTGTGCTGCCGCTGGGCGGGCCGGTGGAACACCGCCGAGCGCCACAGCGGCTCGCCCGCGGCGAAGTGGACCGTGACGTCGCCGTCGTCGCCCGCCAGCCGGGTGACCGGCTCCTCCCGCACCGGGATTCCCGCGCGCCGCACCGCCTCCTCGAGCTCCGGGCTCACCTGCAGCGGCCCGTTCGCGCACAGGACGAGGTCCTTGGCGAACCGGTCCGCGAGGTAGAGCGCCAGCATCGCCTGCGAGAAGTCCCCGCCCAGCACGGCCAGTGGCCGGTCCGCGGCCTCGAAACCGTGGCAGAACGGGCAGTGGTAGAGCCCCCGGCCGAACAGCTCGGTGACGCCGTCGATCTCCGGCAGCGCGTCCACCTGCCCGGTCGCCAGGATCACCCGGCGCGCCCGCGCGGTGGTGCCGTCGGCGAACTCCGCCGTGAAGTCGTCGATCGTGCCGCTCAGCGCCGTGATCAGCCCGTCGCGGACCTCCACGGTCGCGTACTCGGCGAGCTCGGCACGGCCGATCCGGCGCAGGGCCGCGGGCGAAAAGCCGTCACGGGACAGGAACATGTGCATTTCGGACGCGGGGGCGTTGCGCGGCCGTCCGCTGTCGACCAGCAGCGTCCGGCGCCGCTGGCGGCCCAGCGTCTGCGCCGCGTTGAGGCCGGCGGGACCGCCGCCGACGACCAGGACCTCGAACATTCAGTCTCCTTCGGTGTTCCGGCCGGCGGGGATCCGCCAGCCGCGGGCGTTCTCGCGCCGGGCGTGGAAAGCGGCGTAGCGGCCGCCGAGCCGCAGCAGCTCGTCGTGCTCGCCGGACTCGGTGATCCGGCCGCCGTCGAGCACCAGGATCCGGTCGGCGGCGCGGGCGGTGGCCGGCCGGTGCGTGACGACCAGCAGCGTGCGCTCGCCGCGCAGCTCGTCGAGGGCCCGGGTGACGGCGCGCTCGGCGGCGGCGTCCAGTGCCGCGGTCGGCTCGTCGAGCAGGACGATCGGCGCGTCCTTCAGCAGGGCGCGGGCGATCGAGACCCGTTGCCGTTCCCCGCCGGACAGCCGCGTGCCGCCCTCGCCGACGCACGTCCGCGCGATCAGCTCGCCGAGGCCCGCGCGGTCGGCGGCCGAACGCACTTCCTCGTCGGTGGCGTCCGGCCTGCCGAACCGGATGTTGTCGGCCACCGTCCCGGCGAAGAGGTAGGTGTCCTGGGAGACCAGGGAAATCCGCCGGAGCAGGTCCGCGCCGCGCAAGTCGCGGACGTCGGCCCCGCCGACCCGGACCGCGCCGCCGTCGACGTCGAAGAACCGCGGCACCAGCCGCAGGATCGTGCTCTTGCCCGCCCCCGACGTGCCGACCAGCGCCGTCATCGTGCCCGCCGTCACCGTGAAGCTGACGTCCTCCAGCACCGGCGTCCCGGCGTAGCCGAACCGCACGGCCTCGAATTCGATCGACGGCGTCCCGAACGCCTGGGACACCTCGGGTTCCGGCAGCCGCGGTTCGGCCAGCACCCGCTCGATGCGGTCCAGCGCGCCGCCGGCCAGCCGGACCGCCGCGCCGAGCTCGGCGGCCACGAGCATCGGCTCGGTGAACCGGACGGCCAGGACGAGCGCGGCCACCGTGGTCGGTATGTCGACTTGCCCGCCCAGCGCGGCGAACACCGCCACGAGCACGAGCGCGGTGAAGGCGGCCTGCACCGTCACCACGAACACGGCCAGCCCCGGCAGCGCCGTCGTCAGCATCCGGCGGGCCGCGTTGCGGTGCGCGACGAGGGCGTCGTCGAGCAGGCGCAGCCCGGGCCCGCCGAGGCCGAACGCCCGCAGCAGCGGCTGGTTGCGCGCGAACTCGACGACCCGGGCCGCGGCCTCGCCCGCGGCGGCGTCGGCGGCTTCGTCGGTGCGGCGCACCAGCCGTCCCGACCACCGGCAGGCCGCCACGGCGAGCGGTGCCGCGGCCAGCGCGGCGAGCCCCATCCGCCAGTCGACGGCGCACAGCGCGACCACCGCGGCCGCGGGCGTCACCACCGCGCCGACCAGCGGGTCGAGCAGGTGCGCGGGCACTCCCATGACGCTCATGACGTGCTGCGTCGCCAGGCGCCCCAGCGCGCCGGACCGGGCCGGGGTGAACCAGCCGAGCGGCAGCGTGACGACGTGGTCGCCGATCCGGCGGTGCAGGTGGGCCGAGAGCGTGTACCCCGCCTCCCGGGCGGTGACGACGCCGCGGTGGTAGGCGAGGCCGCACACCGCGGTCGCCACGACCACGGCCGTCAGCCACGGCCCCGCGTCCTCCGGCGCGCGCAGGATCGGCAGCAGGAACGCGAACACGGCACCCTGGAGGGCGGCGGCGACGGCCAGCAGGGCCGCGGCACGCTTGAGCGGCCGCGAGCGCTCCGGGCCGAGGAGGGCGATCAGCCTGCGGATCATGCCGCGCACGCCCACATCCGGGCGTACCCGCCGCCGGCCGCGACGAGCTCGCCGTGCGTGCCGCACTCGGTGATCCGGCCCCGGTCCAGTACCACGATCCGGTCGACCTCGGTCACCGTGGCGAGGCGGTGCGCGATCACGAGCGTCGTCCGGCCCGCGACGAGCGCGGACAACGCCTCCTGGATCGCGGCTTCGGACTCCGGGTCGACCGACGCCGTCGCCTCGTCGAGGATCAGGACCGGCGTGTCGGCGAGCAGCGCCCGCGCGATCGACAGCCGCTGCGCTTCACCGGTCGAGAGCGTGGCTTCCTCGCCGAGCACCGTGTCGTAGCCGCGGGGGAGCGCGAGGAACCGTTCGTGGATCCGGGCCGCGCGGGCGGCGGCGTGGACGTCGGCCAGCGGCGCGCCGGGACGGCCGAGCCGGAGGTTGTCGGCCACGCTGGTCCGCAGCACCCGCACGTCCTGCAGCACGAAGCCGACGTGCCGGTAGAGCTGTGCCACCGGCAGGTCGCGCAGGTCGGTGCCGCCCAGCCGGACCGCGCCGCCGGTGACGTCGTGGAAGCGCGCGGCGAGGGCGGCGATCGTGGACTTGCCGGACCCGGACGGACCGACGAGCGCGGTCACCGTGCCGGGTTCCAGTGTCAGGTCGATGCCGTGAAGCACCTCGGTTTCGCCGTCGTAGGAGAAGCGCACCGACGCGAATTCCAGCCGGGCGCCGTCGACGGTGGCTTCGCCGGAATCGGGCAGTTCCGGGGTGGCGAGGAGTTCGGCGATGTCCCCGGCGGCGGCCTGCCCCGCGCGGGTGTCCTGGATGCTGTAGCCCACCGCGAGCAGCGGCGCGGACAACCCGGCGCCGACGATGACGAACGGGATCGTGGCGGCGGGGGAGAGCAGCACCCCGGCCAGCAGCAGGACGCCCAGGACGGCCACCGGGGACAGCGCGAACTGGCTCCAGGCCATGGCGGGCGTCACCGAGCGGGCCCAGCCGGCGACGAACGCGCCGTAGCGTTCGGCCGCCTCGGTGAACCGCCGGTGCGCGCGGCCGGCCTGGCCGAAAGCCTTCACCTCGGCGATGCCGTCGAAGAACTCGACGACGGCCGAACCGAGTGCGGCCGTGGCTGCCTGGTACTCCCGCATCCGGGCGTGGACGTCCCGCATCGCCCTGCGGTGCAGGGCCAGGCCCACGCCGAGCGGCACGACGGTGACGAGCGAGAGCACCGGGTCGAGCGTGGCCAGGTAGGCCGCGGTGGCCAGCGGCGCGACCACCGCCGTGGTCAGGTCGAGCAGGGCGTGCGCGACCAGGTGGTGCAGCGCGCCGACGTCGTCGGAGACGGCGCGCTTGACGCGGCCGGAGTCGTGCGCGGCGAACCAGCCCAGCGGCAGCCGGGTCAGGTGCCGGGCCAGCCGCCGCCGCAGCGACAGCTGCAGGTCGTTGTCGGCGAAGTGGGTCAGCGTCGAGGCCGCCACCAGCAGTGCGGCGCGGAGGGGCAGGGCCACGAGCGCGACGGCGACCAGCGGCCACAACGCGCTCATCGGGGTGCCGTCGAGCAGCCGGCGGCACAGCTCGGCGACGGCGACGAACGGGGCCGTCCCGGCGATCGCGGCGCCGGCCTGGCAGCCGAGGCCGGCGAGGAGCCGGACACGGACCGGAGCGAGCAGGGCGCGCAGAGGTGTCACTTCCGGGTGTCCCGTCCTTCCGATGGGCTTGGTCACTCTCGCGCAGCGTAGTTGACAATGGTTATCGTTGTCGACAAGGGTGGAGCGGCCGCTCGCGTGAGTGGTGTCCGTGAATGCGAGGAGCGCGTCAGTGTCTTTTGAGGAGCGGTCTTTTGAGGAGCCCGGGAAACACGATCCCACGGCCGGGGCCGCGTGGTTGCGTGAATGTGTTGCCGACCTCATCGGAGTGGCTCCCGGGGAAGTCGACCTCTCGCTGAGGTTCGCCGAACTCGGCGTGGAATCCCTCGGAGCGCTGAAACTGCGCCGTTCGTTGACGGAAAAATGCGGAACCGAGGTGCCGCTGACCGCGTTCCTCGGAGAAAACCCCGCGATTCGCGTGCTCGACTTCCTCGACGCGCCCGACGTCGCGGCGCTGCCGGAGGCCGCGCCCGTGGTCGCGGTGCGACCGGGTGAACCCGTTGCCCTGACGCCGGTCCAAGGCGCGTACTGGGCCGGGCGCGGGGACGACTTCGCCCTGGGCGGCGTCGCCACGTTCTGGTACCACGAATACGACCGGCCGTCGGCGGACATCGACGTGCTGGAATCCGCGTTCGCCCGCCTGGTCGCCCACCACCCGATGCTGCGGACGACGATCGGCCGCGACGGTTTCCAGCGCGAAAACGCCGAAGTGCCGCCGTTCCGCATCGAATGCACGGATTTGCGCGGAATGCGCACCGAAGAAGCCGAAGGGGCGCTGGCGGAACTGCGCGAGCGGCTGTCCCACCAGGTGCGCGCGCCGCACGAATGGCCGCTGTTCGACGTCCGGGCCGCGCTCCTGCCCGGCGGCGGCGCGCGCGTGTTCGTCGGCTTCGACGTGCTGATCCTCGACTTCGCCAGCTGGCGGCTGCTGATGACGCAGTGGGGGCGGCTGGTCGCCGACCCGGACCACGCGCTCCCGGCGTCGCCGGTGGCGTTCCTCGACATCGTCCGCCACCGCGAAACCGACCCCGCCCACCAAGCGCGCCGCGACCGCGACCGCGCCTGGTGGGCAGGCCGCGCGCTGCCCTCCGGGCCGCGGCTGCCGGTGGCCGACGGCGTCGAGCCGCGGTTCCGCCGCCGTCAGTGCCGCCTCGACGCCGAGCGCTGGGCGAAGCTGCGCGAGCGGGCCGCCGCGCGCGGCCTGAGCCCGACGGCGGTGCTCCTTTCCGCGTTCGGGCTGGTGCTGCACCGGTGGGGCGCGACCGAGCCCTTCGCGCTCAACGCGACCCTGTACGACCGCCCCGAGGACGCGCGTGACCTGGTCGGCGACTTCACCACGACCGCACTGGTCGCGCTGCCCGCCCCGGCGTCCTTTGTGGACTACGCGCGGCAGGCCAACGAAACGCTGTGGGAGGCGATCGACCACCGCTCGTACACCGGCGTCGAGGTGCGCCGCGAGCGTGGCCACGCCTACCCGGTCGTGTTCACCTCCGGGATCGGCATCGGCGACGGCACCGCGCCGGCCGGCTGGCTCGGCGAGGAGGTGTTCGGCGTTTCGCAGACGCCGCAGGTGCTGCTCGACCACCTCGTCTGGGAGGAGGACGGCGCGGTCCGGCTCGTCTGGGACGCCGTCGAGGCCGCGTTTCCCGACGGCTACCTCGACGGACTGGCCGACGCCGAGCACACGCTGCTGACCCGGCTCGCCGAGGAGGACGCGGCCTGGACCGCCGCCGACCTGGGCTGGGACCCGACGTTCGCGGCCCGCGAGCCCCTCGCCGCCACGCCGTTCGGGGACTGCGGACCGCTGCTGGACGCGCCGCTGCGCCGCGCCGCGGACCGGACCCCGGACGCGCCGGCGGTGCTCGCGGGCGGGACGGCGCTGTCGCACGGCGACCTGGCGGCCCGGGCGTCGGCACTGGCCGGGGCCTTGGCGGCGGCCGGGGTGGCGGCGGGCGACCTCGTGCTGGTCGCGCTGCCGAAGTCGGCGGAGCAGATCGTCGCGGTGCTGGCCGTGCTGCGGTGCGGCGCCGGGTACGTCCCGGTCGACCCGGCGTGGCCCGCGGCCCGGATCGCCGCGGTCTGCGAGCGGGCCGGGATCGCCCACGCCGTCGCCGCGCCGGACGTCCCGCTGCCCGCGGCGGTGACCACTGTGGACGGTGCTGCCCCCGGTGTTTCGGCGGCCGCTCGGCCGGACGACCTGGCGTACGTCATCTTCACCTCGGGTTCGACGGGCGTGCCCAAGGGCGTGGCGATCGAACACCGGCAGGCGCGGACCACGATCGACGACATCACCGACCGGTTCGGGATCACCGCGGCGGACCGCGTGCTGGCGCTGTCGGCGTTGAGCTTCGACCTGTCGGTGTACGACATCTTCGGCGTCCTCGGCGCGGGCGGTGCGATGGTGCTGCCCGACCACGCGCGGCAGCGCGACCCGCAGCACTGGTGCGAGCTGATCGCCGCGCACGGCGTGACGGTGTGGAACACGGCACCGGCGTTGCTGGAGATGGTCGTCGAGTACGCGGAGTCCGACCCGGCGGCGGATCTCCGGTCACTGCGGCTGGTGATGCTGTCGGGCGACTGGATCCCGGTGAGCCTGCCGGACCGGCTGCGCGCGCTGGTGCCGGGCGCGCGGGTGATGAGTCTCGGCGGGGCGACGGAGGCGTCGATCTGGTCGATCACGTACCCGATCGGCGAGGTCGACCCGGCGTGGCCGAGCATCCCGTACGGCCGCCCGCTGCGTGACCAGGGCTTCTACATTCTGGACGACGGCCGGCCGTGTCCGGTCGGGGAGCCGGGGGAGCTGTACATCGCGGGGGCCGGGGTGGCGCGGGGGTACATCGGCGACCCGGCGCAGACGGCCGAGCGGTTCGCGACGCACCCGGCGCTGGGCGAGCGGCTGTACCGGACGGGTGACCTCGGCCGCTGGCGCCCGGACGGGACGATCCAGTTCCTCGGCCGCACGGACCGCCAGGTGAAGATCCGCGGCCACCGCATCGAGCTGGGCGAGATCGAGTCGGCCCTGGACCGGCTGCCGTCGGTCCGCCAGGCGGTGGCGGGATCGGTCCCGGGCCCGGACGGCCGGCCGCGGCTGGTGGGGTATGTGGTGCCGGCGGAGGAGTGCACGGAGCGCGAGCTGGCGGCGCGGCTGGGCGAGGTGGTCCCGGAGTACATGGTCCCGATGCGGTTCGTGCTGCTCGAGGAGATGCCGGTGACGGACAACGGGAAGGTGGATCACAAGGCACTGCCGAACCCGTTCCGCCGCGCACCGGCGGTGGGTGCCGCTTCTGCCGCGGCGGGACTTGGGCAGGGTGCCGCGGGCGGGTTCGCGGGTGCTGCGGGTTCGGCGGGATCGCTGGAGCCGGGCCGGCTCGCAGCGGCCGAGCCCCCGGCCGCGCTCGGCGATGCCGCCGCCCCGACCGGCGGCTTGGTGATTCCCGCGCCCGCGGCCACCCCGGCACCCGCCGGTTCGCTTGCCGATCTCCTCCGGGCCATCCTCGGCGATGTCGACTTCACCCTCGACCTCATCGCCGCCGGGGCCAGCTCGCTCGATGTCGTGCGGCTGGCCAATGCCATCGAAGACCGCACCGGCGTCCGGCCCTCCTTCACCGAACTCGTCGCCCATCCCTCCCTCGAGCACCTCCTCCGCACCCACGCCGCCCCGCAAGAGCCCCCGGCCGCCGGCCTGCCCGATCCCGGCGGGCTCGTCCTGGCCATGCGGCTCGAACGGCCCGAAGACCGCCCGCTCGCCGACGCGCTGCTCGACGCCGGGCGGTGGCTGCGTGACCTGCACGACTGGGCCGGGCACACCGGCTACCGGGTCGAAGAAGCCGTCCCCGGCGGACGCGACCTCGTCGAGGTGCGGTTGCGCACCGGTGACTCCGCCGATCCGTTCCCGCTCACCGAAATGCAGCTCGCCTACCTCGTCGGCCGGGTCGACACCTGGCTCGGGGATGCCGTCGCCCCGCACTACTACACCGAAGTCGACGTCCTCGACCTGGATCCGGCGCGGCTCGCAACAGCCCTGCGGACCGTCGTCGCGCGGCACCCCATGCTGCGCGCGACGATCACGCCGGACACCCTCCAGACCGTCTCCGCCACCCCGCCGCCGTGCGAGGTCGAGGTGTTCGACCTGCGGGGCCGGCCGGACGAGGCCCGGCGGATCCGGGACGAACGCTCGCACCGGGTGCTCGATCCCGCGACCGGCCCGATGCTGCACCTGGCCGCGAGCCGGCTCGACGACCGGACCTGGCGGGTCCACTTCGGACTCGACCTGCTGTTCTGCGACGCGCAGAGCGCCGTCGTCCTCGCCGGTGAGCTCGTCGCCGCCTACCACGACCCGGCCCGGCTGCCCGCGCCGCCGCGCGTCACCTTCGGCCAGTGGGTCACCGGGCGCCCGGCCGTCCCGGACCGGTCGCGCGCATACTGGCGGCGCGCCGCGGCCGCGATGGCCGACGGGCCTGCCCTGCCCGTCCGGGCGCCGGGTGCGGGGAAGGTCCGCTTCACCCGGCGGCACGCGGAGATCCCGGCCGATCGCTGGACAGCTTTGTGCGCCAACGCCCGCCGCCACGGCGTCACCCCGACCGGGCTCGTGCTCGCGGCGCTCGCCGACACCCTGCGGGCCGGCGGCGGCGGGGACCGGTTCACCCTCGTCGTCACGTCGTTCGACCGGCCCGCCGGGCACGAAGGCGTGATCGGCGACTACACCTCGACCGTGCTGCTGGACGTCGAGCGCGTCGCGGGCAGCCACGCCGACCGGGCCCGTGCCGTGCAGCGGCGGCTGCTCGCCGACCTCGAACACGCCCAGGTGCACGGCAACGAGGTACTGCGCGAGCTCACGGCCCGGCACGGCCGCCAGGTGCTGCTGCCCGTCGTGTTCTCCAGCGGCCTCGGCAGCACGCGCACCGCGGACGGCGCGCCCGCCGACGCGTCGCGGCTGCTGTCCCGCTTCGGCCGCACGGAATACGCGATCAGCCAGACCCCGCACGTCGTGCTGGACTGCCAGGTGTTCGAGGCCGGGGGCGCACTGCGGATCAACTGGGACGCCGTCGACGCCGCCTTCCCGGACGGCTACCTCGACGCCCTGTTCGCCGCGTTCGTCGCGGCGGCCGAGGCGACGGCGTGGGACGAGCCCGATCCGAGCGGGCTGGCCGCGCTCGGCCTGGCGCGCGAGCCGGTTGTGGCGGACCGCGGGCTCCCGCGGCCGCGGACCGGCAGCGCCGACCCGGCGGTGGAGCAGCGGATCGCGCGGGTGCTCGGCGGCCTGCTCGGCGTCCCGCCAGGCGAACTGGACCCGCTGCGGACGTTCTTCGAGCTGGGGGCGACGTCGCTGACACTGGTGCGCGCCCACCGCGAGCTGTCCGCCGCGCTGGACCGGCCGATCACCGTGCTGGACCTGTTCGCCCGGCCGAGCATCCGCGAGCTCGCCGCCCACCTCGCGCCGGGACCCGCGGAGCCCGAGGACGACGACGTGCTCGCGTCGGCGCGGTCCCGGGGCCGGGCGCGGCGGGTGGCGCGCCGCTGACCACCGGTTGGCGGACGCGGATCGTGAAGGGCAACGTCACCGTTTTCGGAGTCCGGCAGGGTGAAACCGCGATTAGCCTTCCGCCGGTATGCGTTCCTTGCGCAGAACAGGAGAATTCCTTGAACCGCATCGAAGAAACGGTCCGGACGCTCGGTGCCGACCTGGGTCTCGAACCGCTCGACGCGACCGTGGTGCACACCCCGGTGCTGTGCGCCACGCTGGTCGACGCCGCCGTCGGCGCCGGTGCCTTCGCCGCGCGGGCGACCCGGCACGCGATCGTCGAGACCCCGGGCCGGCGGGCTTTCGCCACGTTCGACCAGGGTGTGCTGCACAACCCGCGGCACGAGGTCAACACCGCGTCGCTGCACGGCCTGACCGACGCGCTGCCCTGCGGGTCGCTGCTCGGCATCGCCAACGGCTGAGCGGCCCGGCGAAAGCTCCCCCGGACATCCCCGGGGGAGCTTTTCGCGCGGTTCCGGCCGGAACCCACGATTCCCGAAACCCACCTCGCCGTCCTGCGGATTACGCGCACCGTGAGCGGCGTGACACGTTACCGGGGTGACCGTCATCATCGGTTCCCCCCACGAGTTCAACAGCGACGACCTCTACGTCGACCTGCGTGCGAGCGCGGGTGTCCCGCTGTTCCTCAAGTGCGAAGGGTTCAACTTCGCGCGCTCGATCAAGCTGAAGGCGGCGACCGAAATGGTCGAGGGCGCCGAACGTCGTGGCGTGCTGCGGCCGGGGATGACGATCGTGGAGTCCTCGTCGGGCAACCTCGGCGTGGCGCTGAGCATGCTCGCGGCCAGCCGCGGCTACCGGTTCGTGTGCGTCACCGACAGGCACTGCACGCCGTCCAGCCGCCGCATGATGCAGGCGCTGGGCGCGCAGGTGCACGTGGTGACCGAACCCAAGGCGGACGGCGGTTTCCTCGCCGCGCGCATCGAGCACGTCCGCGCGTTGTGCGCGGCCGAGCCCGGCACGGTGTGGCTCAACCAGTACAGCAGCCCGGACAACTGGGGCGCGCACTACCGCCGGACCGGCCCGGAGCTCCTGGCCGCCTTCCCCGGCCTCGAAATCCTCTTCGTGGGCGCCGGGACCACCGGCACCCTGATGGGCTGCGCGCGCTACCTCCGCGACCGGCGGCACCCCGCCGTGGTGGTCGCGGTCGACGTCGTGGGGTCGGTGACGTTCGGCGGGCCGCCCGGGGTGCGCAAGATCCCCGGCCTGGGCACCGGGATCCGGCCCGCGCAGCTGGACGAGTCCTATGTGGACGACGTGGTCGTCGTCGAGGAGCGCGAGACCGTCGCGACGTGCCGCGAGCTCGCCGGGCACGGGTTCGTCTTCGGCGGCTCGACCGGGACGGTCGTCAGCGGCGCCCGCCGGTGGCTGGCCCGGCACCGGCCGGGGGCCGACGTGGTCGCCGTGGCGATCGCGCCGGACCTCGGGGACGGCTACCTGGACTCGGTCTACAACGACGACTGGGCGCTCTGATACGCGCGCCGCTCGTCGCACAGCAGGACGGTGATCGCGCGGTCCGGCGCCAGGTACGTGCGCGCCGCCGCCGTCACCTCGTCCGGGGTCACCGCGGCGAGCCGGGCGTCCTGGCCGCCGAGCCAGGACACCGGCAGCCCGTGCAGGTCGAGCTCGCCCAGCGTCGCGGCCAGCCCGGTCAGCGTGGCCAGCCGCAGCCGCAGCGTGCCGACGGAGTAGCGGCGGGCGCGGTCCAGCTCCTCGGTGGTCACCGGCCGGTCGGCCAGCCCGGCCAGCTCGGCGACGACCTCGTCGACGGCCGCGGCCGTGTTCGCCGTGACGACGTCCAGGGACACCGTGGCGAGGTGCGCTTCGTCGACGTGGAGCAGGGAACTGCGCGGCGAGTAGGAGAACCCCTTGTCCTCGCGGATGTTCTGCACGAGCCGGGAGGAGAAGTAGCCGCCGAAGACCATGGCGGCGAGCGCCAGCGCGGGGTAGTCCGGCGCGTCGTAGCGGGGGACGGGCATGGCCATCCGCAGCAGCGACTGCGACACGCCCGGCTCGTCGACGACCGACCGGCCGGGCACCCACGGACCGGGCGGGCGCATGGGGGTGGCCGGCCCCGGCGGCCAGCTGCCGAGCGCGCGTTCGACGTCGTCGAGGGCCGCCACGGGCTCGAAGTCGCCGACCAGCACGAGGCAGGCACCGGTGGGGACGACCCGTTCGGCGTGCAGCGCCCGGACGGCGTCCCGGCCGACCCGGGTGAACTCGCCGGGGCGCGGGGCGGGCCTGCCGTAGGGGTGGTCGCCGAACATCCGGGTGTTGAGCGCTTCGGCGACGTGCTGGGCGGGGCTCGCCAGGACGGCGATCGTGCCCTGCACCGCGTTGTCGACGGTGAGCGCGAACTCGCCGGCCGGGTAGCCGGGGTCGGTGACGACTGCGCCGAGCAGGGCGAGGAACTTGGGGAGCTGGTCGGCGAGCACGCTGCCGGCGATGCGGAGCCGATCGGCGTCGACGGCCGCGGACAGCCCACCGCCCATGGCCCGCACGCGGTCCTGGGTGCGGGTCTCGTCGGCGAGCGCGGCCGCGAGCAGGACGGCGGCCGGGGCGTCGGCGTGCGCGAAGGGGATGCTGAGGCAGAGTTCCGCGAGCGGGGTGCTCGCCCGCCGGGAGGCGAGCACGCGAAGGCCGTTCGCCAGGGTCCGCTCGTGGACGGCGGGCACCCGCAGCGGGCCGGGGGCGGGGACATCGAGCAGATCGAACGCGGTCATCGCGCGGCTCCCGGGGTGAGGTGGGTCGGAGTACGGCTGCGGCTCGGGTGAGCGGGCGCGGCTCGTCGGTGGCGCCGGTCCGTGCCGATGCGCCCCAATGTGGCGTTCGGTGCGTTGAGTGCACCCAATGTGGCGTTCGGTGCGTTGGGCGCACCCAATGTGGCGTTCGGTGCGTTGAGTGCACCCAATGTGGCGTTCGGTGCGTTGGGCGCACCCAATGTGGCGTTCGGTGCGTTGAGTGCACCCAATGTGGCGTTCGGTGCGTTGGGCGCACCCAATGTGGCGTTCGGTGCGTTGAGTGCACCCAATGTGGCGTTCGGTGCGTTGAGTGCACCCAATGTGGCGTTCGGTGCGTCGAGCGCACCCAATGTGGCGTTCGGTGCGTCGAGCGCACCCAATGTGGCGTTCGGTGCGTTGAGTGCACCCAATGTGGCGTTCGGTGCGTTGAGCGCAACCAACGCCACATTGGGGCGCTTGGGGCGGGCCGGTGAACCGGGGGCCGGTGAACCGGGGGCCGGTGAACCGGGGGCCGGCGGCCGCTCGCTCGGTTGTGCCCGGCCGAGCGGGCGCACGCGAGTCACCGCGCCGCTCCCGGGTGCAACTCGACCGTTGCCCGGCGCTGCGGGCGCAACGTGGCCGCCGCGGCCTGGACGTCCGCCGACGTCACCGCTCGCGCCAGGGGGCCCAGCTCGTTGATCAGCTCCGCTCCGCCGTGCTGCAGCTCGAACACCGCCAGGTGCCGGGCCCGGCCCGCCAGGCCGTCGAGCGTGCGGACCAGCTGCGCGCTGATCGTCCGGGTCGCCGCCGTCAGCTCGGCCGGCTCCGGACCTTCCGCGGCGAGCCGGGCCGTCTCCTCGTCGATCGCGTGCAGGATCGCGTCGGTGCCCGGGCCGCCCGGGGCCGGGCTCGCCGTCAGCACCAGGCACGTCGGGTCGCGGACGCCGAACACCTCGCCCGTCAGGCCCAGCGAACAGTCCACTGAGGACACCCAGCGGTCGCGGCGCACCAGCCGGCGCGTCAGGCGGCCCAGCGCCGTGTCCGTCAGCAGCAGGCACAGCACCAGGTAGGCGAGGTACCCGCGCAGGTCGGCCGCCGGATCGGGGACCCGCCACGCCGACGCGAACACCGGCA belongs to Amycolatopsis tolypomycina and includes:
- a CDS encoding non-ribosomal peptide synthetase is translated as MSFEERSFEEPGKHDPTAGAAWLRECVADLIGVAPGEVDLSLRFAELGVESLGALKLRRSLTEKCGTEVPLTAFLGENPAIRVLDFLDAPDVAALPEAAPVVAVRPGEPVALTPVQGAYWAGRGDDFALGGVATFWYHEYDRPSADIDVLESAFARLVAHHPMLRTTIGRDGFQRENAEVPPFRIECTDLRGMRTEEAEGALAELRERLSHQVRAPHEWPLFDVRAALLPGGGARVFVGFDVLILDFASWRLLMTQWGRLVADPDHALPASPVAFLDIVRHRETDPAHQARRDRDRAWWAGRALPSGPRLPVADGVEPRFRRRQCRLDAERWAKLRERAAARGLSPTAVLLSAFGLVLHRWGATEPFALNATLYDRPEDARDLVGDFTTTALVALPAPASFVDYARQANETLWEAIDHRSYTGVEVRRERGHAYPVVFTSGIGIGDGTAPAGWLGEEVFGVSQTPQVLLDHLVWEEDGAVRLVWDAVEAAFPDGYLDGLADAEHTLLTRLAEEDAAWTAADLGWDPTFAAREPLAATPFGDCGPLLDAPLRRAADRTPDAPAVLAGGTALSHGDLAARASALAGALAAAGVAAGDLVLVALPKSAEQIVAVLAVLRCGAGYVPVDPAWPAARIAAVCERAGIAHAVAAPDVPLPAAVTTVDGAAPGVSAAARPDDLAYVIFTSGSTGVPKGVAIEHRQARTTIDDITDRFGITAADRVLALSALSFDLSVYDIFGVLGAGGAMVLPDHARQRDPQHWCELIAAHGVTVWNTAPALLEMVVEYAESDPAADLRSLRLVMLSGDWIPVSLPDRLRALVPGARVMSLGGATEASIWSITYPIGEVDPAWPSIPYGRPLRDQGFYILDDGRPCPVGEPGELYIAGAGVARGYIGDPAQTAERFATHPALGERLYRTGDLGRWRPDGTIQFLGRTDRQVKIRGHRIELGEIESALDRLPSVRQAVAGSVPGPDGRPRLVGYVVPAEECTERELAARLGEVVPEYMVPMRFVLLEEMPVTDNGKVDHKALPNPFRRAPAVGAASAAAGLGQGAAGGFAGAAGSAGSLEPGRLAAAEPPAALGDAAAPTGGLVIPAPAATPAPAGSLADLLRAILGDVDFTLDLIAAGASSLDVVRLANAIEDRTGVRPSFTELVAHPSLEHLLRTHAAPQEPPAAGLPDPGGLVLAMRLERPEDRPLADALLDAGRWLRDLHDWAGHTGYRVEEAVPGGRDLVEVRLRTGDSADPFPLTEMQLAYLVGRVDTWLGDAVAPHYYTEVDVLDLDPARLATALRTVVARHPMLRATITPDTLQTVSATPPPCEVEVFDLRGRPDEARRIRDERSHRVLDPATGPMLHLAASRLDDRTWRVHFGLDLLFCDAQSAVVLAGELVAAYHDPARLPAPPRVTFGQWVTGRPAVPDRSRAYWRRAAAAMADGPALPVRAPGAGKVRFTRRHAEIPADRWTALCANARRHGVTPTGLVLAALADTLRAGGGGDRFTLVVTSFDRPAGHEGVIGDYTSTVLLDVERVAGSHADRARAVQRRLLADLEHAQVHGNEVLRELTARHGRQVLLPVVFSSGLGSTRTADGAPADASRLLSRFGRTEYAISQTPHVVLDCQVFEAGGALRINWDAVDAAFPDGYLDALFAAFVAAAEATAWDEPDPSGLAALGLAREPVVADRGLPRPRTGSADPAVEQRIARVLGGLLGVPPGELDPLRTFFELGATSLTLVRAHRELSAALDRPITVLDLFARPSIRELAAHLAPGPAEPEDDDVLASARSRGRARRVARR
- the sbnA gene encoding 2,3-diaminopropionate biosynthesis protein SbnA, producing MTVIIGSPHEFNSDDLYVDLRASAGVPLFLKCEGFNFARSIKLKAATEMVEGAERRGVLRPGMTIVESSSGNLGVALSMLAASRGYRFVCVTDRHCTPSSRRMMQALGAQVHVVTEPKADGGFLAARIEHVRALCAAEPGTVWLNQYSSPDNWGAHYRRTGPELLAAFPGLEILFVGAGTTGTLMGCARYLRDRRHPAVVVAVDVVGSVTFGGPPGVRKIPGLGTGIRPAQLDESYVDDVVVVEERETVATCRELAGHGFVFGGSTGTVVSGARRWLARHRPGADVVAVAIAPDLGDGYLDSVYNDDWAL